Proteins encoded by one window of Salmonirosea aquatica:
- a CDS encoding type II toxin-antitoxin system HicA family toxin, giving the protein MGRLPTISGKDFLRLLQKNGFEVVRVKGSHHRMKHRDGRVTTVLVHKNDDLPKGLLHKIIREDLKITLEEFETLIAE; this is encoded by the coding sequence GTGGGTAGGCTACCCACCATTTCCGGAAAAGATTTTCTCCGACTACTTCAAAAGAATGGTTTTGAAGTAGTGAGGGTTAAAGGTTCCCACCACCGCATGAAGCATCGGGATGGTCGTGTCACAACTGTTCTCGTTCACAAAAACGACGATCTTCCAAAAGGCTTGCTGCATAAAATCATCCGGGAAGACCTCAAAATCACTTTGGAGGAGTTTGAGACTTTGATCGCTGAATGA
- a CDS encoding type II toxin-antitoxin system HicB family antitoxin has protein sequence MKLHFPIVLEQDEDNIFIASCPTFEGCHSYGKTVEEAMINIKEVIELCLEEQSIESYNQFVGFRELELEVT, from the coding sequence ATGAAACTTCACTTTCCCATCGTTCTCGAACAGGACGAAGACAATATCTTCATCGCTTCGTGTCCCACTTTCGAAGGCTGCCACTCGTATGGAAAAACGGTTGAAGAGGCTATGATTAATATCAAAGAGGTAATCGAGCTTTGCCTGGAAGAACAGTCCATAGAGTCGTACAATCAATTTGTCGGTTTCAGGGAACTTGAACTCGAAGTAACCTAG
- a CDS encoding chromate transporter, with product MSMQHQGVSGQIIGALVATVGIFLPGTFLIFFVYRFWDQLKKYRGIRASLQGVHATSVGLTLAAAATIFVPMATSWLPLLTVLGTLALLFYTKLPPYVLILGGLVLGIIFS from the coding sequence ATGTCCATGCAGCACCAGGGCGTTAGCGGGCAGATCATCGGTGCGTTGGTGGCTACGGTCGGGATATTCCTGCCGGGTACCTTTCTGATTTTCTTTGTCTATCGTTTCTGGGATCAGCTCAAAAAATACCGGGGTATCCGCGCTTCGCTGCAAGGCGTCCACGCCACGAGCGTCGGATTGACGCTGGCGGCGGCCGCCACGATTTTTGTACCTATGGCCACAAGCTGGCTTCCCCTTCTGACGGTGTTAGGTACCCTGGCGTTGCTTTTTTATACGAAGCTACCTCCTTATGTTTTGATTTTGGGAGGTTTGGTTTTGGGAATAATTTTTAGTTGA
- a CDS encoding chromate transporter has product MRRIRYIIFLKDVLILAFTAFGGPQVHLMMMIDLLVIKRRYLTEEELLELQALCQILPGPTSTQTITALGFKIGGPGLAYLTVLVWSLPAMTLMTVAALTIYFLEKREISLGFTRFVGPMAVALLMHGGYRIARRVVHDQQGWLLLISSATVAYLFPSPFMTPIVIVMGGVVASLNYRKQPRMEKTPMRIEWSNFILWLGVLVGAAVLGAITKSLPVRLFENFYRNGSLVFGGGQVLIPMLYNEFVEFKHYLTQEEFLTGMALTQVVPGPVFSISTYVGPCPCSTRALAGRSSVRWWLRSGYSCRVPF; this is encoded by the coding sequence ATGCGTCGTATTCGGTATATCATTTTCCTCAAAGATGTGCTCATCCTGGCCTTTACCGCTTTTGGCGGGCCACAGGTGCATCTGATGATGATGATCGACCTACTGGTAATCAAGAGACGCTATCTGACCGAGGAAGAACTGCTGGAATTGCAGGCGCTATGCCAGATTCTGCCCGGCCCTACTTCCACGCAGACCATCACCGCACTGGGCTTCAAAATCGGTGGGCCGGGCTTGGCTTACCTCACGGTGCTGGTGTGGTCGCTGCCCGCCATGACCCTGATGACCGTGGCGGCATTAACCATATACTTTCTCGAAAAAAGAGAAATCTCGCTCGGTTTCACCCGGTTTGTCGGACCCATGGCCGTGGCCCTGTTGATGCACGGTGGCTACCGGATTGCCCGCCGGGTGGTACACGATCAGCAGGGCTGGCTGCTGCTGATCAGTTCGGCTACTGTGGCCTACCTTTTCCCTTCACCCTTTATGACTCCCATCGTGATCGTGATGGGTGGCGTAGTAGCTTCACTCAATTACCGCAAACAGCCCCGGATGGAAAAAACTCCAATGCGGATCGAATGGTCCAATTTCATTCTTTGGCTGGGTGTGCTGGTGGGAGCGGCGGTGCTGGGGGCCATTACCAAATCGCTACCCGTGCGATTGTTCGAGAACTTCTACCGCAACGGCAGCCTGGTGTTCGGCGGCGGACAGGTCCTGATTCCGATGTTGTACAACGAGTTTGTGGAGTTCAAGCACTACCTCACCCAGGAAGAATTCCTGACAGGCATGGCCCTGACCCAGGTGGTACCCGGCCCGGTGTTCTCCATCTCGACCTACGTGGGGCCATGTCCATGCAGCACCAGGGCGTTAGCGGGCAGATCATCGGTGCGTTGGTGGCTACGGTCGGGATATTCCTGCCGGGTACCTTTCTGA
- a CDS encoding isopenicillin N synthase family dioxygenase, whose protein sequence is MENELLNEVPSLDLHDFTSGDPAVKDKFVADLGAAFNTIGFVAIKNHGLTEEMRTKLYEVVKRFFSLPEEEKKQYEHEELFGQRGYIGKGKETAKGFKVADLKEFYHVGQPEPAEGMAGNVFPENMPEFEAYTTLVYRTFENTGRALLQALALYLNLPEHYFDDKVEKGDSILRALHYFPIPNPDALPEGAVRAAAHGDINLITLLMGASAEGLEVLRRDGTWIPITALPDQIVVNVGDMLDRLTNHKLKSTIHRVVNPPREKMGSSRYSIPFFMHPRGDMNLTSLESCIDAEHPKLYVDMTAGEFLDERLRELGLKKS, encoded by the coding sequence ATGGAAAACGAATTATTGAATGAGGTACCTTCCCTGGATTTGCACGACTTTACTTCGGGCGATCCGGCGGTCAAGGATAAATTTGTGGCCGACCTGGGTGCGGCTTTCAATACCATCGGTTTTGTGGCCATCAAGAACCACGGCCTTACCGAGGAAATGCGCACGAAGCTCTACGAAGTAGTAAAACGTTTCTTTTCACTCCCCGAAGAGGAAAAAAAACAATACGAGCACGAGGAGCTTTTCGGACAACGAGGGTACATTGGCAAAGGAAAGGAAACCGCCAAGGGTTTCAAGGTAGCCGATTTGAAGGAGTTTTACCATGTCGGCCAACCCGAGCCCGCCGAAGGCATGGCGGGTAACGTTTTTCCCGAGAACATGCCTGAATTCGAGGCCTACACTACGCTGGTGTACCGGACTTTTGAAAATACAGGTCGTGCCCTTTTGCAAGCCCTGGCGCTGTACCTCAATCTGCCCGAACATTATTTTGATGACAAAGTAGAAAAAGGCGACAGCATCCTGCGGGCTTTGCACTATTTTCCAATTCCCAATCCCGATGCCCTGCCCGAGGGCGCGGTACGGGCGGCGGCGCACGGCGACATCAACCTCATCACGCTGCTGATGGGCGCAAGCGCCGAGGGCCTGGAAGTACTGCGCCGCGACGGAACATGGATACCCATCACTGCCCTACCCGACCAAATCGTGGTGAACGTGGGCGATATGCTGGATCGGTTGACCAATCACAAATTGAAGTCCACCATCCACCGCGTGGTAAATCCACCCCGCGAAAAAATGGGCAGTTCGCGCTATTCCATCCCCTTCTTCATGCACCCCAGGGGCGACATGAATCTTACTTCCCTGGAAAGCTGTATTGATGCCGAACATCCTAAACTGTACGTGGATATGACGGCTGGCGAATTTCTAGACGAACGCCTGCGGGAATTGGGGCTAAAAAAGAGTTAG
- a CDS encoding alpha/beta hydrolase family protein: protein MKRRSLRTHRVPQTIDIIQPRRAVLRYWFSLCLCACFLLAESTPALSQVPGRWQGTAEVNGKPLLILFDISSPETGVFSATMDVPAQGAKGLPCDEVKSQGDSLFITIKMIGGRYLGRFNADRSATTGTLRQGNFTTALDLKRTGDALALNRPQTPKPPFPYASEDVEYDNPDKTVHLGATLTLPAGAGPFPAAILISGSGAQDRNSTLFGHKPFWVIADYLTRRGIAVLRVDDRNVGQSTGPAQGTSADFAQDVITSLEFLKNRKDIDPKKIGLIGHSEGGMLAPMVAVERPKDVAFIVSLAGPGEKITDLMVQQNVATLKSMKVSDPIAEGYGTMMGAMIGAASTEPDTASAYQKATTAFYAWRATVHPNVAAMLTGVADSSGVGKYIRTVVNSLRKPWERYFYAYDPTDNLTRLTCPVLALNGGKDIQVLAGPNLAGWETTLKKAGNKHVTVQELPGLNHLFQHCTTCTVAEYGELTETFDPEVLKLMTDWITAVVLP, encoded by the coding sequence ATGAAAAGACGTTCCCTCCGAACCCATAGAGTCCCCCAAACCATCGACATCATCCAGCCCCGGCGGGCGGTGCTCCGGTACTGGTTCAGCCTATGCTTATGCGCCTGTTTCCTCCTGGCAGAAAGTACCCCTGCCCTGTCGCAGGTACCCGGCCGCTGGCAAGGTACCGCCGAAGTCAACGGCAAACCACTGCTCATTCTTTTTGATATTTCATCCCCCGAAACAGGAGTGTTTTCCGCTACCATGGATGTACCCGCCCAGGGCGCAAAGGGGCTACCCTGTGACGAGGTAAAAAGTCAGGGGGATAGCCTATTTATTACGATAAAAATGATTGGGGGCCGTTATTTGGGGCGGTTCAACGCCGATCGTTCGGCCACCACGGGTACCCTCCGGCAGGGTAATTTCACCACGGCTCTCGACCTGAAACGAACGGGCGATGCGCTGGCTCTCAACCGCCCCCAAACACCTAAGCCGCCTTTCCCGTACGCCAGTGAAGACGTCGAATATGACAATCCGGACAAAACCGTCCACCTGGGAGCTACCCTCACCCTTCCGGCGGGCGCAGGGCCGTTTCCGGCCGCGATTCTTATCAGTGGCAGTGGGGCGCAGGACCGGAACAGTACCTTGTTCGGACACAAACCTTTTTGGGTGATCGCCGACTACCTCACGCGCCGGGGCATCGCCGTGCTGCGCGTGGACGACCGGAATGTGGGCCAGTCGACGGGTCCGGCCCAGGGTACCTCGGCCGACTTTGCGCAGGACGTCATTACCAGCCTTGAGTTTCTTAAAAATAGAAAGGACATTGACCCGAAGAAAATCGGCTTGATCGGCCACAGCGAAGGCGGGATGCTTGCCCCCATGGTGGCGGTGGAACGGCCCAAAGATGTGGCTTTCATCGTGTCACTGGCTGGGCCGGGTGAGAAAATCACGGACCTCATGGTGCAGCAAAACGTCGCTACTCTGAAAAGCATGAAGGTTTCCGATCCCATTGCCGAGGGCTACGGTACTATGATGGGCGCGATGATTGGCGCGGCCAGTACCGAACCCGACACGGCCAGTGCTTACCAGAAAGCCACCACTGCTTTCTACGCCTGGCGAGCCACCGTGCATCCCAACGTGGCGGCCATGCTGACGGGCGTCGCCGATAGCAGCGGGGTAGGTAAATACATCCGTACGGTTGTCAATTCGCTGCGCAAACCCTGGGAACGCTACTTCTATGCCTACGATCCCACCGACAATCTGACCCGGCTTACCTGTCCGGTTCTCGCCCTGAACGGCGGAAAGGATATTCAGGTACTCGCCGGGCCCAATCTCGCCGGATGGGAAACAACGTTGAAAAAAGCAGGAAACAAGCACGTGACTGTACAGGAATTGCCCGGCCTCAACCATCTTTTTCAGCATTGTACCACCTGCACCGTGGCCGAGTACGGCGAACTGACCGAAACCTTCGATCCCGAAGTCCTGAAACTCATGACCGACTGGATTACGGCGGTAGTTCTGCCCTGA
- a CDS encoding D-2-hydroxyacid dehydrogenase: MQIYIHSTLDSTLRKKLQSAFSGKHTVVFRETDDTEAEALEKFGQAQWVLGNVPAGWLSGKNKSLEFWQLDSAGFDKYKHLHLEARTANMGDWFARPCAETIVGGLMALLRGIDALTLLKQNKQWVGHTMRPHLGLLDRSKVVVLGSGTIGMATRSILDGFRCQVKTLARTSPRAELHTKEELLAELPTVDILVNTLPGTADNFVDREVIAAMRPGSIYANVGRGNTTDEAALIEALKSGQLSGAVLDVTQREPLPDDSPLWTLPNVILTQHTGGGQADEDVGKVDLFLRNVENLENGKAIESEVDLTRGY; the protein is encoded by the coding sequence ATGCAAATTTACATTCACTCAACCCTCGATTCTACCCTTAGGAAGAAACTGCAAAGTGCGTTTTCCGGTAAACATACGGTGGTATTTCGGGAGACTGACGACACCGAAGCCGAGGCTTTGGAGAAGTTCGGTCAGGCTCAGTGGGTTCTGGGAAATGTGCCAGCCGGATGGCTGAGTGGGAAAAATAAATCACTGGAATTCTGGCAACTCGATTCAGCGGGATTTGACAAGTACAAACACCTGCACCTGGAAGCCCGGACGGCCAATATGGGTGATTGGTTTGCCCGTCCCTGCGCCGAAACTATCGTGGGTGGACTGATGGCCCTATTGAGGGGGATCGACGCCCTTACCCTTTTGAAACAAAACAAACAGTGGGTGGGCCACACCATGCGCCCTCACCTGGGGCTGCTGGACCGTAGCAAGGTGGTGGTGTTGGGCAGTGGTACCATTGGCATGGCCACACGCTCTATTCTGGATGGATTCCGTTGTCAGGTGAAAACACTCGCTCGCACCTCCCCCAGGGCCGAGCTGCACACGAAAGAAGAACTGCTGGCCGAACTACCCACGGTGGATATCCTGGTGAATACTTTACCTGGTACGGCAGACAATTTTGTGGATCGTGAAGTCATCGCCGCCATGAGGCCCGGCAGCATCTATGCCAACGTGGGGCGCGGCAATACCACCGATGAGGCCGCCCTGATCGAAGCCTTGAAAAGCGGTCAGCTGAGTGGTGCCGTACTCGACGTGACCCAACGGGAACCGTTGCCGGACGATAGCCCGCTTTGGACTCTGCCCAATGTGATTCTGACCCAGCATACGGGTGGAGGGCAGGCCGATGAAGATGTGGGCAAGGTCGATTTGTTTCTGCGCAATGTGGAAAATCTGGAAAACGGGAAGGCGATTGAGAGTGAAGTCGATCTGACACGCGGCTACTGA
- the galK gene encoding galactokinase, with product MEKTLISTADRIREAFVEQFNETPRLFRSPGRINLIGEHTDYNAGFVLPASVDKAVYFAISPRTDDQVQLHAVDLDKTYSFRLGNLSKPAQEWPYYQLSVLDQLQKSGIEISGFQASFGGDVPVGAGMSSSAALECCLLFALNEVFGLGLDRLEIVKMAQKAENEYVGVNCGIMDQFASVFGRSQSVIRLDCRSLEYEYFPFPMDEYLLILCDTTVKHSLADSAYNLRRQECEQGVAILHKYHPHMHSLRDATPELVKQHEAELGPTVYRRCKYMTEEIERVQQACELLLEGDLEGFGKKMYATHDGLQHEYEVSCPELDFLVAQTRPNPDVAGARMMGGGFGGCTINLVRRSGVDAFETVMKAAYHAEFGIDLPCYRVNITKGTSELVS from the coding sequence ATGGAAAAAACCCTGATCTCGACCGCCGACCGCATTCGGGAGGCCTTTGTGGAGCAATTTAATGAAACACCCCGTTTGTTCCGGTCACCGGGCCGAATCAACCTGATCGGTGAGCATACCGACTACAATGCGGGCTTCGTTCTGCCCGCCAGTGTCGACAAGGCCGTCTACTTTGCCATAAGCCCCCGCACCGACGACCAAGTGCAGTTGCATGCGGTGGATCTGGACAAGACCTACTCGTTCCGGTTGGGGAATCTTTCCAAGCCCGCGCAGGAGTGGCCCTACTACCAGCTTTCGGTGCTGGATCAATTGCAGAAAAGTGGGATTGAAATTTCCGGTTTTCAAGCGTCTTTTGGCGGTGACGTACCCGTTGGGGCCGGCATGTCTTCCTCGGCGGCCCTGGAATGCTGCCTGCTTTTTGCCCTGAACGAAGTGTTCGGATTAGGGCTCGATCGGCTGGAAATTGTGAAAATGGCCCAAAAAGCTGAAAATGAATATGTAGGCGTCAACTGTGGTATCATGGATCAGTTTGCGTCAGTATTCGGACGGTCGCAATCGGTCATCCGGCTGGATTGCCGCTCGCTGGAATACGAGTACTTTCCCTTTCCGATGGACGAGTACCTGCTGATTCTCTGTGATACAACGGTAAAACACTCGCTGGCCGATTCGGCGTACAACCTTAGGCGTCAGGAGTGCGAGCAGGGCGTGGCCATCCTGCACAAGTATCATCCCCATATGCACAGCCTGCGTGATGCTACCCCGGAATTGGTCAAGCAGCATGAAGCCGAACTGGGCCCCACTGTGTACCGCCGCTGTAAATACATGACCGAAGAAATCGAGCGTGTACAGCAGGCCTGTGAACTACTGCTGGAAGGAGACCTGGAAGGATTTGGTAAAAAAATGTACGCTACCCACGACGGCCTACAGCATGAGTACGAGGTAAGCTGTCCCGAGTTGGATTTTCTGGTAGCCCAAACCCGCCCCAACCCCGATGTGGCGGGCGCCCGTATGATGGGTGGCGGCTTCGGCGGCTGCACCATCAACCTCGTGCGTCGCTCGGGGGTAGATGCGTTCGAAACGGTCATGAAGGCCGCCTACCACGCCGAATTCGGCATCGACCTTCCCTGTTACCGTGTCAATATAACTAAAGGTACCTCCGAGCTGGTTTCGTAA
- a CDS encoding aldose epimerase family protein — MISYVAFALLSVFFLNCQSKTEDTQTMKPTITKEAYGTLADGQSADLYTLTNADSMVVQITNYGGIITKWMAPDKNGQMADVVLGFDSLSAYVKNNPFFGALVGRYGNRIAKGSFTLDGKTYPLVTNNGPNHLHGGTVGFDKKIWKAEEIQGDSTVGLKLTYTSADMEEGYPGKLDVTVTYTLTNSGELKIDYLATTDKPTVVNLTNHCYFNLTGMKRDVLAHEVSIKADSLVAVDATLIPIGKLIPVEGTPFDFRTPKPIGARIDETSDEQIKMGGGYDHCWVINRADESMLKVATVTDPESGRTLEVSTTEPGVQFYTGNFLNGAVSGKGVTYTKRMGFCLETEHYPDSPNQPQFPSVVLRPGETYNTSTIFRMTVK, encoded by the coding sequence ATGATTTCCTATGTCGCTTTCGCCTTGCTGAGCGTCTTTTTTTTAAACTGTCAATCCAAAACTGAAGATACCCAAACCATGAAGCCCACCATTACCAAAGAAGCCTACGGAACCCTGGCCGACGGTCAGTCGGCCGATCTGTACACGCTCACCAACGCGGACAGCATGGTGGTACAGATTACCAACTACGGTGGCATTATTACCAAATGGATGGCTCCCGACAAAAACGGGCAGATGGCCGATGTAGTGCTGGGTTTCGATTCGCTATCAGCCTATGTGAAAAACAACCCGTTCTTCGGTGCCCTGGTAGGGCGCTACGGGAATCGCATCGCCAAGGGATCGTTTACACTGGACGGAAAAACCTACCCGCTGGTGACCAACAATGGCCCCAACCACCTGCACGGAGGTACCGTAGGATTTGATAAGAAAATCTGGAAAGCCGAGGAAATACAAGGCGATTCGACCGTGGGGCTCAAACTCACCTACACCAGTGCCGATATGGAAGAAGGGTACCCCGGCAAACTCGACGTGACGGTCACGTACACGCTCACCAACAGCGGCGAATTGAAAATCGACTACCTGGCCACAACGGACAAGCCCACTGTGGTAAACCTCACGAACCATTGCTACTTCAACCTGACGGGCATGAAGCGCGACGTGCTGGCTCACGAGGTGAGTATCAAAGCCGATAGCCTGGTGGCCGTAGACGCTACCCTGATTCCTATTGGAAAGCTGATTCCAGTGGAAGGTACCCCCTTCGATTTCAGAACGCCCAAGCCTATTGGTGCGCGCATTGACGAAACGAGTGATGAGCAAATCAAAATGGGCGGAGGCTATGATCACTGCTGGGTGATCAACCGCGCCGACGAAAGTATGCTGAAGGTGGCTACGGTAACCGATCCCGAAAGCGGCCGGACGCTGGAGGTATCTACCACCGAACCAGGCGTACAGTTCTACACGGGAAATTTCCTGAACGGAGCCGTGAGCGGCAAAGGCGTAACCTACACCAAGCGGATGGGCTTCTGCCTCGAAACCGAACATTACCCCGATTCTCCCAATCAGCCCCAATTCCCATCGGTAGTGCTGCGTCCCGGCGAAACCTACAACACGTCGACGATTTTCAGAATGACCGTGAAATGA
- a CDS encoding VF530 family protein: protein MNSPQETQPNNPLHGVKLEDILNYLVATYGWEELGEIIQIRCFTHDPSIKSSLKFLRKTPWARAKVEELYLVDN from the coding sequence ATGAATTCTCCCCAAGAAACACAACCCAACAATCCTCTCCATGGGGTAAAACTGGAAGACATACTCAATTACCTGGTCGCTACCTACGGTTGGGAAGAATTGGGCGAAATAATTCAGATTCGTTGCTTTACGCACGATCCCAGCATCAAATCCAGCCTGAAATTCCTGCGTAAAACGCCCTGGGCGCGAGCGAAAGTGGAGGAGCTTTATCTAGTGGACAATTGA
- a CDS encoding FdhF/YdeP family oxidoreductase, with the protein MSLPAAENPAKLTNNIKLDEPRTVAAGMTAVAVALKMVVEEAGVVRGNKALLKMNQKDGFDCPSCAWPDPDFKRSPVAEYCENGAKALGEEATDKALWADFFAQNSVYDLSLLSDLEIGKKGRLAEPMYLPKGGTHYQPISWADAFQKVADHLHALESPDEAIFYTSGRASNEAAFAYQLFVREYGTNNLPDCSNMCHESSGVALSESLGIGKGTVMLEDFYDTDIIMIMGQNPGTNHPRMMTALQKGKRNGAKIIAVNPLHETGLVGFNDPQTVKGILSLDNKLAELFVQIRMNGDMAFLQVVARLLLDEEEKAPGTVLDQDFIKNKTSGYEAYAAHLKQQDVNALAELSGVPLAKIREVVELIKNKKRIIICWAMGLTQHANSVETLKELVNVLLLKGSVGIPGGGTCPVRGHSNVQGDRTMGVWEQVKPEWRENIREVFGFEVPEKKGYDTVNAIRAMHDGKAKVFFGLGGNFLSATPDTNYTAKGLRQCKLTVHISTKLNRSHLVHGEEALILPTLARSDQDIHDGTEQFVTCENSMGVIQASRGVLEPISNQLLSEIRIICGVAQATLGKDSKVNWAQYGHHYDNIRNDIARVIEGCEDFNRKVRQPAGYYLPNSARHGEFKTATGKAMFNVAEATAPKPGPGEYLMMTIRSHDQFNTTIYGLEDRYRGVHNERRVVFMNIQDIIEAGFSSGDIVDVYNNHGGRERVARTFVLVAYDIPKRCIATYFPEANVLVPIDTIAEHSNTPIYKSVLVKIRKSGSF; encoded by the coding sequence ATGTCATTACCTGCCGCCGAAAACCCCGCCAAGCTTACCAATAATATAAAACTCGACGAACCCCGCACCGTAGCTGCGGGCATGACCGCCGTGGCCGTGGCTCTCAAAATGGTAGTGGAAGAAGCGGGCGTGGTGCGCGGCAACAAGGCTTTACTCAAAATGAACCAAAAGGACGGTTTCGACTGTCCGAGTTGTGCCTGGCCCGACCCTGATTTCAAGCGCTCTCCGGTGGCCGAATATTGTGAGAACGGGGCTAAAGCCCTTGGGGAAGAAGCTACTGACAAAGCACTGTGGGCCGATTTCTTTGCCCAAAATTCGGTGTACGATCTGTCGTTATTATCCGATCTGGAAATAGGTAAAAAAGGCCGACTGGCCGAACCCATGTACCTTCCCAAGGGAGGTACCCATTACCAGCCGATCAGCTGGGCGGACGCTTTTCAAAAAGTAGCCGATCACCTCCACGCGCTGGAATCGCCCGATGAAGCGATTTTTTACACCTCCGGCCGGGCGAGCAACGAGGCGGCCTTTGCGTACCAGCTTTTCGTGCGGGAGTACGGTACTAACAATCTGCCCGACTGCTCCAACATGTGTCACGAGTCGAGCGGGGTGGCGCTGAGTGAGTCGCTGGGCATTGGCAAGGGTACGGTGATGCTGGAAGATTTTTACGACACCGACATCATCATGATTATGGGCCAGAACCCGGGCACCAACCATCCCCGCATGATGACCGCTCTGCAAAAAGGCAAGCGGAATGGTGCCAAAATCATCGCCGTCAACCCCCTGCACGAAACCGGGCTGGTGGGTTTCAATGATCCCCAAACGGTAAAAGGAATACTGAGTCTTGATAATAAGCTAGCCGAATTATTCGTCCAGATCCGCATGAATGGCGACATGGCGTTTCTTCAAGTGGTAGCTCGCTTGCTTCTCGACGAAGAGGAAAAAGCCCCCGGCACCGTGCTGGACCAGGATTTTATTAAAAACAAAACTTCGGGCTACGAAGCCTACGCGGCGCATTTGAAACAGCAGGATGTGAACGCACTGGCCGAACTCAGCGGGGTACCTTTGGCCAAAATCCGGGAGGTAGTCGAATTAATAAAAAACAAAAAACGTATCATCATTTGTTGGGCCATGGGCCTGACCCAACATGCCAACTCGGTGGAGACGCTGAAAGAGCTGGTGAATGTGCTGTTGCTCAAAGGCAGCGTCGGCATACCCGGAGGGGGTACCTGCCCGGTGCGCGGCCATAGCAATGTGCAGGGCGACCGCACCATGGGCGTCTGGGAACAGGTCAAGCCCGAATGGCGCGAGAACATCCGTGAAGTATTTGGCTTTGAGGTACCTGAGAAGAAGGGTTACGACACCGTAAATGCCATCCGCGCCATGCACGACGGCAAGGCGAAGGTTTTCTTTGGGCTGGGCGGCAATTTCCTTTCGGCCACGCCCGACACGAATTATACCGCGAAAGGGCTGCGGCAATGCAAGCTCACGGTTCACATTTCCACCAAACTCAACCGCAGCCACCTCGTCCACGGTGAGGAAGCGCTGATTTTGCCCACGCTGGCCCGCAGTGATCAGGATATCCACGACGGGACCGAGCAGTTTGTGACCTGTGAGAACTCCATGGGCGTCATACAGGCTTCGCGGGGGGTACTTGAACCCATTTCAAATCAACTGCTGAGTGAGATCCGGATCATCTGCGGCGTAGCTCAGGCTACCCTGGGCAAAGATTCCAAAGTCAACTGGGCGCAGTATGGCCACCATTACGACAACATCCGCAACGACATCGCCCGGGTTATTGAAGGTTGTGAAGACTTCAACCGCAAGGTACGTCAACCCGCAGGGTACTACCTACCCAACTCGGCCCGGCACGGGGAGTTCAAGACTGCTACCGGAAAGGCGATGTTCAACGTCGCTGAAGCGACCGCGCCGAAGCCCGGTCCCGGCGAATACCTGATGATGACCATCCGCAGCCACGACCAGTTCAATACGACCATCTATGGCCTGGAAGACCGCTACCGGGGTGTCCACAACGAACGTCGGGTGGTATTCATGAATATTCAGGATATTATCGAAGCGGGCTTCTCCTCGGGCGACATCGTGGATGTGTACAACAATCACGGCGGCCGGGAGCGCGTGGCCCGTACCTTTGTATTGGTGGCCTACGACATTCCGAAGCGTTGCATCGCCACCTACTTTCCCGAAGCCAACGTGTTGGTACCCATTGATACTATTGCCGAGCACAGTAATACGCCAATTTATAAGTCGGTTCTGGTGAAGATCAGAAAATCTGGGAGTTTTTGA